The sequence GATGTGAATTACAGAGAGACAGCTGATGCTTCTTTGCAGGGTGATCTGTTAAATGGAGAGCTGCCGGTGCTCTGGATGGGTACTCCTACAGTAAACAGCAAATTAGAGTCAAACGACCAGTTCCTGATCATTAGAAGTCATCCGTTTACTTCTGAAGATGTATTCAGGTTTACGGTAGGAAAACTTTCCAGAGTTGAATCTGGGAATATTCCATCAACATACGAAATGTCTCAGAACTACCCGAACCCGTTTAATCCTGTAACAACAATAAGCTACAGTTTGCCTGAGGTCTCAAAGGTGGAACTGAAAGTCTATGACATACTGGGCCGCGAGGTAATGACGCTTGTTAACAAAGAGCAGAATGCGGGCAGGTACAACGTTCAGTTTAATGCCGGAAGACTCAGCTCCGGAATTTACATCTACAGAATCTTGGCAAAGAACTTCACAAGGACCAATAAAATGGTTCTGCTGAAGTAACCTTATGTAAAAAGGGCAGAATAAGAAACTATTCTGCCCTTTTTCTCTTTAAAATACATCCGTTGTTAGTTAAGGCTTTAATTCGTATATTTGTGCCGGAGTTGTTATTAAATAAAACAATTCCGTATAGAAAGCTTGCATTATCAGCTTGGATTGCTTCCGGTGAGTCCCTTCAACACTAACGTGTTCCTTTTCATCCGAATAAACAAGAAATAAGAAGATTTTGATTTCATGATCAGGTCGGCAGGTGAATCTAATAACAGAAGATCAATTGCTGACTAAGCGGAATAATTCCATTCCGCCGCCCGTGATTTTTAAATACGAGAAAGGAAACTTGTTTATGTCGTTCGAAAACTTAAATCTTATTGAACCTATTCTGAAAGCGCTTAAAACTGAGGGCTATACCGCCCCTACCCCCATACAGCAGAAGGCTATTCCTGTTATCTTGGACAGGCGCGACCTGCTTGGCTGCGCACAGACGGGAACGGGGAAAACAGCCGCTTTTGCCATCCCTGTTTTACAGATACTTTATTCTGAAAAGCAGCCGGAGAAAAAAGATAAGACCATAAAGGCACTCATATTGACCCCTACACGCGAACTTGCCATTCAGATAGGCGAGAGCTTTAACGCATACGGAAGACACACCGGCCTGCGCCACAGGGTTATCTTTGGAGGGGTTCCGCAGAAGGCCCAGACAGATGCCCTGCGAAGCGGCGTGGATATTCTTGTTGCAACCCCCGGAAGGCTGCTTGACCTTATGCAACAGGGCTTTATCAGCCTTCAGAATGTTAAAATGTTTGTCCTCGATGAGGCAGACCGCATGCTTGACATGGGTTTTATAAATGACGTCAAAAAAGTAATTGCAAAGCTTCCATCTAAAAAACAAACGATGCTTTTTTCTGCAACTATGCCGCAGGATATCCAAAAGCTCTCTTCTACAATACTGGTAAATCCTTCACACGTTGCAGTTACCCCTGTCTCTTCAACCGTGGATATGATTAAACAGTCGGTATACTTTGTGGATAAATCCAATAAGAAGTCTCTTCTGATTCACCTGCTGAAAGATACAAAAATAGCTTCTGCACTCGTTTTTACGCGTACCAAGCACGGCGCAAATAAAGTTGCCCAGGACCTTGCAAAAGCAGGTATCATTGCCGAAGCCATTCACGGCAATAAATCGCAGAGCGCACGCCAGAAGGCTTTAAGTAATTTCAAAGCCAAAAGAACCAGAGTACTGGTTGCAACCGATATTGCCGCAAGAGGAATTGATGTTGAAGACCTGTCGCACGTAATAAATTATGAAATGTCAAATGTTGCCGAGACTTATGTCCACCGCATCGGGCGTACAGGAAGAGCCGGGGCTGCAGGAACAGCGCTTTCTTTCTGCGATGCTGAAGAGAAATTGTACCTGAAGGATGTATGCAAACTTATTAATAAAACTATACCTGTAGTTGAAGACCATCCGTTCCCCATGAAAAATCAGGAACCTGTAAGTACCCCCCGCGAAAATATGGGTCAGAATACCCAGGGCTCGGAAAGAAAAAGAAGTTTTTCTTCCAAAGACAGGAACCGGAGATGGAAAAGAAAGTTAAATCACTAAGGTTTGCAATAGATTTTAATCCCGGCATAAACCCCGGGATTTTTGTTTTTAAAGAAAGACAAAAAATCATTTCCTGATAAGCCTCTGATCATTCCTTAATTTTCTTTTGTCTTTTTCATGACTACGCTTAAGACAGGGAAATTTGAGTCATATGGAATTCAATCGCAGCTAAATATAATTAGGCTTATATTTAATACTTAATTTATATGTAGTTGGAATTATAACACTGGAAAGAAAAGTTTATCCCATAGAAGAAGCCCTCCCGCGCCTGAAGGCGGCGCTTCATGAAAGTAACCTGTGTATTCTTGTAGCCCCTCCGGGAGCAGGTAAAACGACCATCGTGCCCGTGGCGCTTATGGGTGAGGAGTGGCTTCAAGGCAGGAAAATATTAATGCTCGAGCCGCGCCGCCTGGCTGCAAGGCGTTCGGCTGAATACATGTCCTCACAAAGAAATGAAAAATGCGGCCAGACAATAGGATACCGCATAAGGACTGAGGCCTGTACGGGTCCAAATACAAAAATTGAAGTTGTAACAGAAGGCATACTTACGCGCATGCTGCAGTCTGATGCCGAACTGCCTGAGGCCGCGCTCGTAATATTTGATGAATTTCATGAAAGGAGCATTCATGCCGATACCGGGCTTGCATTCCTTCTGGACGTACAGAAGAACCTTCGTCCTGACATAAAAATCCTTATCATGTCGGCAACGCCGGACATAGAAAAGCTTTCTTCCCTGCCGGGCAATCCTCCCGTAGTTGAATCTCTTGGAAGGGCTTATCCCGTTGAAA comes from Ignavibacteria bacterium and encodes:
- a CDS encoding T9SS type A sorting domain-containing protein, with amino-acid sequence MGTPTVNSKLESNDQFLIIRSHPFTSEDVFRFTVGKLSRVESGNIPSTYEMSQNYPNPFNPVTTISYSLPEVSKVELKVYDILGREVMTLVNKEQNAGRYNVQFNAGRLSSGIYIYRILAKNFTRTNKMVLLK
- a CDS encoding DEAD/DEAH box helicase, which codes for MSFENLNLIEPILKALKTEGYTAPTPIQQKAIPVILDRRDLLGCAQTGTGKTAAFAIPVLQILYSEKQPEKKDKTIKALILTPTRELAIQIGESFNAYGRHTGLRHRVIFGGVPQKAQTDALRSGVDILVATPGRLLDLMQQGFISLQNVKMFVLDEADRMLDMGFINDVKKVIAKLPSKKQTMLFSATMPQDIQKLSSTILVNPSHVAVTPVSSTVDMIKQSVYFVDKSNKKSLLIHLLKDTKIASALVFTRTKHGANKVAQDLAKAGIIAEAIHGNKSQSARQKALSNFKAKRTRVLVATDIAARGIDVEDLSHVINYEMSNVAETYVHRIGRTGRAGAAGTALSFCDAEEKLYLKDVCKLINKTIPVVEDHPFPMKNQEPVSTPRENMGQNTQGSERKRSFSSKDRNRRWKRKLNH